Proteins from a single region of Mustela erminea isolate mMusErm1 chromosome X, mMusErm1.Pri, whole genome shotgun sequence:
- the PDHA1 gene encoding pyruvate dehydrogenase E1 component subunit alpha, somatic form, mitochondrial produces MRKMLAAVSRVLGVAQKPASRVLVASRNFANDATFEIKKCDLHRLEEGPPVTTVLTREDGLKYYRMMQTVRRMELKADQLYKQKIIRGFCHLCDGQEACCVGLEAGINPTDHLITAYRAHGFTFTRGLSVREILAELTGRRGGCAKGKGGSMHMYAKNFYGGNGIVGAQVPLGAGIALACKYNGKDEVCLTLYGDGAANQGQIFEAYNMAALWKLPCIFICENNRYGMGTSVERAAASTDYYKRGDFIPGLRVDGMDVLCVREATRFAAAYCRSGKGPILMELQTYRYHGHSMSDPGVSYRTREEIQEVRSKSDPIMLLKDRMVNSNLASVEELKEIDVEVRKEIEDAAQFATADPEPPLEELGYHIYSSDPPFEVRGANQWIKFKSIS; encoded by the exons ATGAGGAAGATGCTTGCCGCTGTCTCTCGCGTGTTGGGCGTCGCCCAGAAGCCG GCAAGCAGAGTGCTCGTGGCCTCCCGTAATTTTGCAAATGATGCTACATTTGAAATTAAG AAATGCGATCTTCACCGGCTGGAGGAGGGCCCTCCTGTCACCACAGTGCTCACCAGGGAGGACGGGCTCAAGTACTACAGGATGATGCAGACGGTCCGCCGGATGGAGTTAAAGGCAGATCAGCTGTACAAGCAGAAGATTATTCGTGGTTTCTGTCATTTGTGTGATGGTCAG GAAGCTTGTTGTGTGGGCTTGGAGGCTGGCATAAATCCCACAGACCATCTTATCACAGCCTATCGGGCTCATGGCTTTACCTTCACTCGTGGGCTTTCTGTCCGAGAAATtctcgcagagcttacag GACGAAGAGGAGGCTGTGCTAAAGGGAAAGGTGGATCTATGCACATGTACGCCAAGAACTTCTACGGGGGCAACGGCATCGTCGGCGCTCAG GTGCCCTTGGGAGCGGGGATTGCCTTGGCCTGTAAGTATAACGGAAAGGATGAGGTCTGTCTGACTTTGTATGGCGACGGTGCTGCTAATCAG GGTCAGATATTTGAAGCTTACAACATGGCAGCTTTGTGGAAACTGCCGTGTATTTTCATCTGTGAGAACAACCGCTATGGAATGGGAACATCTGTTGAGAGAGCAGCGGCCAGCACGGACTACTACAAGAGAGGCGACTTCATCCCTGGGCTGAGG GTAGATGGAATGGACGTCTTGTGTGTCCGGGAGGCAACAAGGTTTGCAGCTGCCTACTGTAGATCTGGAAAG GGGCCCATACTGATGGAGCTACAGACCTACCGTTACCACGGACACAGCATGAGCGACCCTGGCGTCAG TTACCGTACCCGAGAAGAGATTCAGGAAGTACGAAGTAAGAGTGACCCTATCATGCTGCTCAAGGATAGAATGGTGAACAGCAATCTGGCCAGCGTTGAAGAATTAAAG GAAATTGATGTTGAAGTGAGGAAGGAAATTGAGGATGCTGCCCAGTTTGCCACTGCGGATCCCGAACCGCCTTTGGAAGAGCTGGGCTACCACATTTACAGCAGCGACCCGCCTTTTGAAGTTCGGGGTGCCAATCAGTGGATCAAGTTTAAGTCCATCAGTTAA